The Cytophagia bacterium CHB2 genome contains the following window.
AGCGGTGGATATTCCCATCATCGCCAGCCTCAACGGCTCGACCGTCGGCGGCTGGATCGATTTTGCGCGTTTGATCGAAGAGGCGGGCGCTGATGCCCTGGAGTTGAATGTTTATCATATTCCCAGCGACATGACGATCAGCGGCGCGGAGATCGAGCAACGCTATGTCGAGGTTCTCAAAGCCGTCAAGGCGGCGGTGAAAATTCCGGTAGCGATCAAACTCAGCCCGTTTTTCAGCAACTTCGCCAACATGGCCAAACGCTTTGACGAAGCCGGCGCCAACGGGCTGGTATTGTTCAACCGGTTTTATCAGCCCGACATCGATCTTGAAACGCTGGAGATACGCCCGAATGTTTTGCTCAGCACGCCGCAAGCGTTGCGCTTACCATTGACGTGGATTGGTATTCTCTCGGGTCGTCTGAAAGCGGATTTGGCAGCGACCAGCGGCGTGCACGATGCCACGGACGTGGTTAAAATGTTGATGGTCGGCGCCAATGTCACCATGATGGCCGCGGCGCTGCTGCGTTACGGCATCGAGCATTTGCGCCGCGTCGAGCAAAACTTGCAGGCTTGGATGGAAGAGCATGAATACGAATCCGTGCAGCAAATGCAGGGCAGCATGAGCCAAAAGAACAGCGCCGATCCTTCCGCTTTCGAACGGGCGCAATACATGAAAGCCCTGCAAAGCTATAAGCCGGAAGCGCACCAAGGCCTGGCGCTGTGAGCGGAAGGCAAGGGCCCGCGGAGCAGGGATAGGCATAGACACGGGAAAGTCTGTATTTTTTTAGAAGGCTTGCTTTTTACGAATATCTTGTTTTTTTAGCGGTGACGAATTTGTATTGAACGTAAACGTTTTGTCACACGTGGCTTCATGAACTTAATTTAAAGAGGATGAGCATGATGAAACGCATGATTTTGGCGGCTTTTGTTTTAACGTTGTTACCCGCCGCGCTTTTGGCGCAAAGCAAATTCAAATATGTCGGCGCGAATGCTTGCAAAGCGTGCCATCTCACGCCGAAAAGCGGCGCGGCTTTCACCATTTGGCAAAAGAGCGCACATGCGAAAGCGTTTGCAACGCTGGCAACGCCGGCGGCTTTGGAAATTGCCAAGAAAAAAGGCATCGCCGATCCGCAAAAAGATGCGAACTGCTTGAAATGCCATGAAACAGCAACGGGTGTTCCCGCGGCGCAATTGGCGGCGACTTTTAAAGCCGGTGAGGGCGTGGGCTGCGAAGCCTGCCACGGCCCGGGTTCGGATTACAAGTCCATGCAAGTGATGAAGGATCTTGATAGCGGAAAGACCAAGGGCGAGGCGGTTGGCTTCAAAAAAGGCAGTGATGAGAAATTTTGTGTGACCTGCCACAATTCTGAAAGCCCGACATACAAGGGCTTCAACTATGCTGAGTATAGCAAGAAAATCGCGCATCCGACGCCCAAACAATAACCCCAAAACAACTGGAGCGGTGGCTTGATGGAGCATCGGAGAGCTGGATTCTTGCCAGTCGTTTTCTCTCAGAACGAGTCATCTCAATTTCCAGCGAATTGCGGCGGCCTGCGGAGCAACGCGGCCGCCGCATTTGTCATTGGGAATTTTTTTTCAAGAGGTCGAATCCTTTTGTTTTGTATCCTTGGCGGGCTTGCGCCGGTCCTGGCGCAAGAGTCAAGCGACTGTCTTTCCTGCCATGGCGATACAGGCTTGGTTGTAGCCGACAGCACGGGCGCGGAACGTTCGCTGTTTGTCGATGTTACGAAGATGGAAAACTCCGTGCATGCCGGTTTCGATTGCTTAACCTGCCATGCCGATGCCACGGAAATTCCGCATGCAGAAAAGCTGGCCCCGGCGGTTTGCAGTGATTGCCACACCGACGCTTTGGCAGAGGTGGGAGAAAGCGTGCATGGCGGCGCTTTTTCTGCCGATCATCCCACCTGCGGCGATTGCCACGGCAGCCATGACATTCGAGCGCGAACAGACTCTCTGTCGTTCGTCAATGCCCGGCAGCTTGCTTTTACCTGCGGCCGCTGCCACGCCAATCCGGAATTGGTGAAAAAACATCATATCCCGATCAAGGATCCGCTGACGGCATACAGCCGCAGCGTACACGGCCGTTTGGCCTTGGCCGGGGTGGATAGCGCCGCCACCTGCAGCAGTTGTCATGGCAGCCATAAAATCTTCGCAGCCAACAATCCCGTCTCTCCGGTTTTTCATCTCAATATTCCGCAAACCTGCGGCCAATGCCACAGCAAAGTCACCGAGGAATTTGTGCAAAGCGTGCATGGCGTGGCCGTTGAGCGTGGTTCGCGTGATGCGCCGGTATGCACCGATTGCCACAGCGAGCATGCCATCGAATCTTCACAAGTGGCTTCGGCGCCAACCTCGCCGCAAAATCTCGCGGTTGAAACCTGCGGCCGTTGCCATGCTTCGACGCGCCTGGTTGAAAAATACGGCATGCGCGGCCAGCGCCTCGCGACCTTTGCCGACAGCTATCACGGCTTGGCGCTGCGCTCCGGCCAGTTGTCGGCTGCGAACTGCGGCAGTTGTCACGGCATACATAATATTTTGCCGTCGAGCGACGAACGCTCGATGATTCATCCCGCCAATTTGGTGCAAACTTGCGGCACATGCCATCCCAACGCCGGAGAAAATTTTGCGAAGGGGCGTGTGCACTTAACCGAAGAAGAAAGCGAAGGCCGGGCGGTCACGGTTGTCCGCTCCGTTTATATTGCCTTGATTGTTCTTCTCATCGGCGGCATGCTGCTGCACAACGGCATGGATTTTATTCGCAAAAGCAAACACCTCTTGCGCCGAGAGTAAAACTCGAAACATCGGATTATCCCGGTTCGGGTTGTCGTGCGGAGGAAATTGGATTTTTGGAGGCCCGGATTATTGGAACCCATTAATCCAATGATGCACTAATCCCAATACCGTTCACTTAGGATTGCCATTTAAATAACTTACTCATTTTCTTTAAACCGCTAATTAACGCGAATGATCGCTAATGCTTTTTAATTCGCGATGATTCGCATCTAGTCGCGGTTGGAGATTGGGAAAGTTATTTAATCGTCGATCCGTGGTAGCCCTGCCCCTTGTGG
Protein-coding sequences here:
- a CDS encoding dihydroorotate dehydrogenase-like protein, whose translation is MELSTSYLGMKLRTPLVPSASPLSEEIGNIKRMEDAGAAAVVLYSLFEEQLRLETYELNHHLTYGTESFPEALTYFPQPQEFHLGPEGYLNHIRRAKQAVDIPIIASLNGSTVGGWIDFARLIEEAGADALELNVYHIPSDMTISGAEIEQRYVEVLKAVKAAVKIPVAIKLSPFFSNFANMAKRFDEAGANGLVLFNRFYQPDIDLETLEIRPNVLLSTPQALRLPLTWIGILSGRLKADLAATSGVHDATDVVKMLMVGANVTMMAAALLRYGIEHLRRVEQNLQAWMEEHEYESVQQMQGSMSQKNSADPSAFERAQYMKALQSYKPEAHQGLAL
- a CDS encoding cytochrome C554, with the protein product MSMMKRMILAAFVLTLLPAALLAQSKFKYVGANACKACHLTPKSGAAFTIWQKSAHAKAFATLATPAALEIAKKKGIADPQKDANCLKCHETATGVPAAQLAATFKAGEGVGCEACHGPGSDYKSMQVMKDLDSGKTKGEAVGFKKGSDEKFCVTCHNSESPTYKGFNYAEYSKKIAHPTPKQ